From the genome of Thauera chlorobenzoica:
ACGGGCGCATGGACCTGAGCGCCAAGGGCGCGCCGGACAAGGCGCCACCGGGCACCTTGCCGTGGTTCCGGGTGCCCGGCCGGCTCAGCCGCACCCACACCGTGGTCTGCGGGCACTGGTCGGCACTGGGGTTCTATCGCGAGCCCGGCCTGATCGCGCTCGATTCGGGTTGCGTGTGGGGGGGCAAGCTCACCGCGCTGCGCATCGAGGACGATGCGGTGTTTCAGGTGCAGGCTTAGGTGCCGCGGCGCTGACGACGGCAGCCGGTGCCGTCGGCGCAGCGTCATTTCATCGGACTGCAAGGGGCTTACTGGTAGTGGTAACGACAGGCGATCACCACCAGCGCCCGATCGTCGACGCAGTACACCAGCCGGTGGGTGTCGTCGATGCGGCGTGACCAGAAGCCCGCCAGGTTTTCTTTCAGGGGCTCGGGTTTGCCGATGCCTTCGAAGGGGTGGCGCAAGCCGTCCTTGATCAGGGCATTGATGCGTTTGAGGGTTTTGCGGTCCTGGCCTTGCCAGTATTCGTAATCCTCCCAGGCAGCCAGGGTCCAGGTCAGCCTGAGCGGCTTTTCT
Proteins encoded in this window:
- a CDS encoding Txe/YoeB family addiction module toxin — encoded protein: MPIEEKPLRLTWTLAAWEDYEYWQGQDRKTLKRINALIKDGLRHPFEGIGKPEPLKENLAGFWSRRIDDTHRLVYCVDDRALVVIACRYHYQ